AGACTCTGAAAGCAGAAAAAGAGTTCCTTTTTCCTCCGCTCTTTTAGTATCTTAGACCGTCTCTGTTTCATAGCTGTGGAATGCAATTACTTTGTCAATAGGAGTCACGGGGCTTTGAGGTACACATGAAGCCGCACCATCTGATCGAACTATGGTTTGGCTTCACAAGCATGTCCGATATTGAACTCGACCTTGTCTCATCTGTTGAACACAATATCACAAACAGCCATGTTGCTATGTTCTTGATGAACTGGTGTAAAGTAAACCCTTGCCCCTCTTCTGTTTCTAAAGGAACTATATAAAGACAAAATCTCTTAGCTTAGGATATTGTTGTATCCCATGTACATATATGGTGAAAATATCAAAAGATATCCTCTAGACATCTTTCCTTATTCATATTATCACAACATCAAAACAAAGATTCTATGCAAAGTGATTTTACACATACAAAGAAAGCTTGAACATGGACAAGCAGCAGCCAGACCAAGAGGACTGTCTCATCTAGTAATCTTCAGGAGCCAAGGGCTGGTGGGTGGGGTGCGTAGGTGGCTCAGTAGGTATGACCATGTACTCATATATAAGAGCAGCTAAAGCACCACCAATGAATGGTCCAACCCAGTAGATCCAATGGTCATCCCATCTCCATCCAACCAACGCTGGACCAAAGGCTCTAGCTGGATTCATTGACGCACCAGAGAACGGCCCACCCACCAAGATGTTTGCCCCAACTATGAGTCCTACCGCAAGTGGTCCTATAACCCCAAGGCTTCCACGCTTTGGATCAATCAAAGTAGAGTAAACGACGTATACTAGGCCAAACGTTAAGATGATCTCCAAAATGAGTCCATTAACTGCACCAACACCTGATGCTACACGGAAACCCACTGGTCTCTGCATGAACACAAACTCTTAAACCTTTGCAACACAATATACTAACtcacatcatatatatatgatattaattAGTCTTACCATGCCGTTTGTGGAAAGCCTCAACAATAGACAAGCGAGGATGGCTCCAAGAAGCTGAGCTATCCAGTAGTATATGGCACGGATCGCAGAAAGTCTGCCTCCAATAAGAGCACCAAACGTGACGGCAGGGTTAACGTGTCCACCAGAGACATTGATGGCTGCTGAGACAGCAGCGAACAGAGCAAAGGCATGAGCTAACGCTACTAATACCAGTCCCCCTGGTGTGTTTGTCCCTGCATGCGCGGCATGGCTCCAATACAACTTATCTGAGATTAAAAACTTACAATTCCCAAGTCATATTCACATAAGCAAAAGACTCAAAACATAGAGAAGGGTGAGTGTTACGAACCGAGAGAGAGGATAGAGCCTTCAGCTGCAAAGACAAAGACAAAAGTGGAGAGGAACTCAGCTAAAGTGGCTCTAATGGAGTCAGGGTGTGTAGCCTCGTCGGCCCTACCAAAAGCGTATGCTCTATGAGCTGATGTTGCCATTACAATCACAACGCTCTGAATTAACAAggatgtgagaagaagaaagatagacgtgagaagagagagatagagacagAGAGCTTAAAAGAAGCGAAGTTGAAGTAAAGGAGGACAGATGTGAGACTTGAGTATCCTGAGATGGACACGTAGCCTTGATTgcatgcatttttacttaaccATCATGACTTCAAACTAAGAAGTTTGTGTTCGTGCATATCATTAACTTCCTCCTGCCTCCTTATCTTCTCAAGGTAAGTTTTTGGACAAACCGTAAGGTTCGAGTTTTATAACTACATGTCCTCGTGTGCGTGTTTGTCTCTCTCTGTGTATTGTGCTGACGATGCATGCATGTATGCCAAATAGGTAGATTGATCAGAATCTTAGACCATTTTTGctgtattttttctttaaaatataaaaactttataatagaaATTACTCAGATATGTGTAAAATAACATTCTCCTACTTCAtctagatatataagaaaataataatgctattatagaagaaaatgtaaaaagatttaaaaatgaTTGTAATACAAAGTTTGATGATTGTCTTTAAGATTGACCGGTAGCCTAATGTTGCAACATATTCTTCAGAGTCATATTTCTGTTGGAAAAGAACGCTCAACACATTAGCAATTTGAACACAAATCATAAAGTTTCAAAAAGATAGTGACATTTAAAGTAACCAAATTTTTGTTTATGTCAAACAATGTTCTTGTATTTTTTGAAGCAGTGATCCTTAGTTTTCCTCCTGATTACATCTTAGGCTTCTTCTGATTTTGGCTGGTTAACACAACTGACAAAAACGttttcaagaagaaaaaaacaggaATCTCAAAACCGTCTTCACTGAATCTGATATATTGGTTGTGACTTCTTCAATCAGGCGTTATTAGACCCAGAAGCAGCAGCAGCCTCTGCcgctttcttcttctccctcttcttcttgtttctaaGAGCGTTCTTGCTCATCTCTCTGTATTTAACAACAGAGCATCCATCAACAAAAGAACCATTGATGGTTTCTAGGATTATGTATGCATTGCAAGATAAGAGACTTACCCTTCTGGGTTTACTCCAAGCAACTGCAATTTACAAATCATGAAACTATCAGATGCATTGATATGTGAAGCCGTATGTTCAATCAAAAACGGTAGTAATGGGGAATAGTTAAAGCTAAAACCACTTTAAAAAGCCGGTTGAGATAAACTAGGTACCAAAATCATGACTGGAGTTGTGAGACCATAGAAAAGTTCATTATGAGTAGTAGTACCTCAGCTTGAATGGCAGCCGCTTGCTTAGCATGAGGAGGTCGATATGCAGCTGGTCTTTGTATAGTGGGGATGGAAGCAACAGGTTTCTTCTGAGATGATCCTTGTCCTAAGAAGGAGTAGAATCGTTTAAGAACAAGATAAACTTTCTTACAATCAGCACATGTTTCAGATTCAAGAAACAAGAGACTCAGACCTTGCGATTTGCCCTCTTCGAGTTTCAATGATTCAACTGACTTGAGAAGTTCACTGATCTCATCGAACCTGTCTGGAGACTCCGGTTTCCATTCAACCTGTAGGTAAAATAACCATGACACGTTTAGTAAGACAAGTTgtaattatgtttttcaaaGCTGTTAAGAGATGTATGCCTGGTACAGTCTCTCAAACATCTTCTTGAAATAACGCTTCCCGTCATAGTTGAAGATTTTAATCCTTCAGTCAGAACAAAGAGGATATAGAACACAAAACAGTCCATATCAGTGAGATATCATAATAGACAAAGGAGAAACCATCTTCTCTGataactttaaatataacaGCGACTAGATTCATACGTTAAAAGTCATGGATTAAGATAAGTGGATATGACGACATACAATTAATGCACAGTATTCATTTCACCACTCGATCTGTTCAGATGAACTATGACCCACTGATGCAGATAAGATACCAAACTCAATATTGTAGCAATAAGTTTTAACATACCCATTGTCGATTTGACGTCTTGGTGCTGTTGATGCAGTCAGGAAATAACGCCCATCCGGAGACCATTCGCTTGTCACAGACCACTCGGCTTTATTACTTCCTAGTTGCTTCTTACTTACAACGTCCCAGAATGTCTGAAATGTAATAAGTTAATCCGTTGAGTAACCATTCAGAGAAGATCATCAGGACAGACTGTTAACCGAAAATTGAAAGATATGAAGAGCAGAAGATATCGTTATTTACCATATCACCAGGCAAGTTTCCGAATCCAGCCACACATAAAACTGTAGAATCGATTGAAAGTTACCAAGTATGCACAAACACAAATACTCAATTcataatgaaacaaaaagaagataaaagaaTATAGGGATGAGGAAGAGAACCGTACTTCTCCCTTTTGGGTTCCATCGAAGAGTGTTATAAGGACCTTCGCCAAGTTCCATCAAAGGTTTGCATTTCTTGTCAAAGATTGTCACACAAGCAGGCATAACTGAAGTCACGcttaaggaaaaataaaatttgaagaaaataacCTCTTAACCCGAACACATGTCAACTGGTACTGACTAATGCATGCACAAAAAAACATCAATCCTCAGTAAACTCATACAGATAAGTCCTTAAAGCGGATGGAAGAAAAGGATACAGCCATATACAACTGCGAACTCTGAACCCGAGAAGGACCACTGAACATCATGAACTGGTCCCTCTTTACCTGTCAAAGCACCAGAGAGTCAGTACTTTCAAAAACCACAAGAGAGCAGAATTATAAAAGCTTAGGACGTACGTAATGGAACAAGGCCTTCATGTGTGCCATCTACTGTAAGGTAGTGTAGCTTCGTTTCCCCATAATAACTTTTGTTGGTCTTGTCAACATCTGATTGTACAACCACCAGGAGTCCAGTGGAACCATGGTTCCAATTAAACTGCACAGAGGAACACCGGAAAAAGCTACGCCTAGCACTTGGCTGACTCTCGGCCTCTTTCCCACAACCAAATATCTGGACACTACCTGGACTCCCCTATATATGTAAGCATTAACCATGTCAGAATAGCTTATCCACTGAAGAAACTAGTCTGCAGCtttcagaaagaaagaaaaaaaggataACTTTTTGAACTAGAATACTAAGTAGCAGAGAGTAGGATAGCCCAAGCAATGAAGAGCACCTTGACTTCTGGAACAAAGACAGCAACATGGGAAGCTGGGGTTTTGGAAAGCTCAAATGCCGCTACTCCAGGAACTCTGATCCGGGATGTTATCCCTTTAGAGAAATCTTTCGGGTCAAAGAACTGGACCTCATTTGTAGCTAAACGGCACGCGGAAGACTCATCAGGAGAGAAGCGAATCGATGGCCTATAGAGCAACAACAGAAACACTCCATATCATAAAAAGCAGAAGCATTATAACAAGCACAAAGACAAAGCACTAAGAGCAGCTTACCATGTGGTTTTAGTAATGGACTTTTGGTAAAGACCGTGTGCAAGATCTGCAGTCTCAATATTCCAAAGGGAGACGTTCTTCTCCTGGGGAGTAGTGGGTTTCTGAAAGGTCTGAAGGTAAGTCCCAGACGGAGATATCTCAGCAGCCGTAACATTAGCTACTGCGAACGACCGCATTTCTCTCAAGCTGGCGGAGTCATAGATACTAATGGTTCCATCAGATTTCACAGCCATGAACTTGGATCCATCAAGGCTGAACTTGGTGCTGGAGCATGAAACTCGCTCATTCTTGGGAGTGGGTTGACCGTTACTGCTAAAAGGAGGGCCGTTCCACACAACGAAACCTTCAGCGTCTCTAACTGCAACAACAAATAAAGGAAGTGACTTTAGAGAAAGAGGCACCTCTCTGAATATAACCTGAAATTGAGTTTGAGAGATGTGTTACCTAAAATCTCCAACGACGGTGAAGAACTCATTGCTTtacttgagagagagagagagacctaaATCAACagaaaacttttaaatttcCTACTGAAATGCGACGTAATCACTTAACTGGGTCAATAAAATGCATTGAGGATAGTAAAGTAACACAACTTGTCTAATTGAAATCAACATAAAAGCTTTCAAATTTCCTAGTGAAACCCACATTAACAATCAAACTTGAGCTATGAGCAGGCTAGTTAGTTACACATGAATCGCAACTTAGATCTTACTATGCTGGATCGACGAAATGCATTGAGATTATTAAAGTAAGCCAGCTTTTATTACAAAAAGAATGGAgaaaatctgaagaagaaggaggaggtACCTGAAACGATCGGCGGGGAGAGTGATCGGTGGCTGTTGTGGCGGGCTTTGCTCTCAACTCTTGTGTAATGAGATAACCCTAAAATTGCAAATTTCACTAACCCTCTGAAGGTAAcccttattaaaatataaaccgGACAACCGAATACCGAACGGGTTCTCGCCCGGTTCGGTAAAACGTTGTGCGAACAGAATTAACCGAAACCCGATTCATCCGAACCGAATTAACCACCACAAGCCTCAATACTAGTTAGTGTGTTCGCTCGGTGGCTGCTTTCACTTTCCATCGTCTCTACCAGGTGAAATCGAATGAAATCTCTTTGCAAATATTTTGACTAAATCGATCCGAGTAAGGTTTTTTTCGTACTGAGAATCGTGTCTTTCATCAAGGGTTGGCTTTCATTTTTGTCATTCGGGACTCTTTCCTAGACTGCTCACCACCTGCTCGACGAATTTCCTCAATAGAAACCATACtctgttttttcttctctccGAGGAAgctatgtatatttttttttcaattgttcatGGATATTGGCTAGTTATCAACTGAATTTTGAACATTCTTTCAGTAGAAAATCTTGAGGGATTCCAATGGCAGAAGTGAGTCTTGGTATGCTTATAGACATTGTGGACGAGGAGTGGATGAGGGACACTCTCCCTGATGATGGTTAACCTACCTTCCATCTCGAGATCATTTTTTTTCATCAGATTAATTGATTgtgtgttatttatttattgattgtTTGCAGATCTCCCATTGCCTCCAGTGCTTGCTGTTAGGACTGATGATACCGAAGAAACCAGTATGTTTTCcccttttgtttgttttgctttatttattaCACAAGTCTAAAGCTTCAATTCACCATGTTGATGCATAAGATATTGAGATCTTGAAATGTCATAAGGAAACCAGTGGAGGCAGCACTTTGTGTTTGTTTCAGACATAGACACATAGTGAATATACATTGAGAGAAACTTTGAGCTTTACGCCTTTCTCCTACGACTAAAGCATTTGCGATTGTTTCAGATCAGGAAACTCAGCAAGTAGATGGAGAAGCTTGGCATGATCTTGCACTGGATACCCAGTAAAAAAAGCCTGTGGAAACTTTTTAATAGAAACTCCTACTTGCATCTATCTCCTTTTATTGTGTATGATCAGAACTTGTAAGCTTTGTATGAAGACAATCATTGCTTCACTTCCATTAATAAACTTTCTTGGATTTCCCTTTTTTTTGGATGGAATCAATTTGCTTCTGGCTGCTGAAATGTGACCCTTTTGCTGGTGTGCCTTGTATCATACCATGCAATCTGAGAATGAATTCAGATATATAGTTTGGATATTCCAATGTGACACATCTCTAACAAATGGTCATTGTCATATAACTCCATGCCAAAGACTGAAGTTCGTGTTCATCCTGGTCTTACTGTTGATGATGTCCTCACAGGCAGACTCTTGTCTTATCGAGTTTCAACTTTAGATGGCAACACATTAACAATACTGACATGAACTATTATGTTACCTGCCATAGTCCTATTAATTAGTAGACTCGAgccatatttataattttgatatttaaatgAATAACTAATATCTTTAAAAAGAAGTTAAACACACGTAGTTTAATAATTTGTGTCAGTGTCCAAGTTATACtactttcttttttaaatagttGACTTTACAAATTAACACATTCCTTAAATTTTTGTAACAATTCTTTTTCAAATGGAAAAAGTGGTGCTAAAGTTGTGACTCTATACATATCTAACCgtcatttaaatttatttagcTTATGTTGGATTCAGAGATCATGATCCATTTTAATCCCATCGTTATTATTTAACTCAAAAGTATAATTGATATATAACCATATACACTAGAtaaagttataaatattttatacttttgtCTAATTGAAGttgaatggaaaaaaaaaagttgagttGTAGTGCGTTATGTAAGAAAGTGCCGACTAGATGAGTGAGGACTACGGTGCGAGGTAGTTAGCTAAACCTAAATAACCTTAATCTTCTGTGAGGATCGACTATACTTTACTTATTAAACTTCATCCAAGGCTtttctgatttatttattagttgGTGTATGTATTATATGCAGATTTGTATATTGATATGTATATTATTTGTTCAAATGTTAAATCTATtgatgaataaataaaatttacaaccAAAACAGTTACAGTCTAGTTGTAAGAAAGAGGGTTTGGAACTGTTCTGGATTTCATTTCTACTGTTAACTAAATTCCTAATGATTCTGATTAGACGAATATAAAACTACGTATTAggtttaatttaataaacttgATACTGGATTATTCATTGATACCAGTTTTTGGGGAATTAGTTGGATTTTAGCTTACACACTTTTGATCATTTAATACAAACAGTACAACCCGATCAATATCGAAAGTTGGAGCCAATCCACATATTACTCATGGCCGGCTCAACATTACAAAGAGCCtgtgggcaaaaaaaaaattagaaccttatgATAAGCTAGTTTTGTAACTAAGAACTTTTGACTCAAGCATCACAACATACACACATTTCTATTTGTTATATTAACTAGAGAAGTAGAAATATCATGTTCTTATGCTGTCTAAATCTGGATTACATATGCTAATTGTAAGAATCAAGACCCCTAATATTACTAGAGTTAGACTAGGCCCCGGGGCAGTTGCACTGACCGGCCTCCATATTAAGTTGCCCCTGATATTACCAATTAACCAAATAATTTTTGGTTGTAAGCTATATAACTTAACATTTAAGTTCCACTAATTAGTCATGCCATAGGATTACATTGTATAATAACCAACTAAAATGCATATTGACAAAAAACACACGTCCATAACTATTTTGTAACTTGAAAAAACTATGTTTTATTACCACACTCAATGCCGGTTAACGTTTTATAAAACTGGAGAACAAATGGGCGTTATGTGGTAATTTAAGATATGATCATTTAAATTATAGTACATATACCTTTATTTCAAAGAATATTACTGAAAATAAAGTTGGAAATAGTTTAGAATATTGAAGATTGAAAACGGATTGGAAGCGGGTTAGAAGCCATAGGTTCTACAACTTTTCCTCAGGGCAGGACAGAGCCTGCCCAATCAAAACAACATATAAGAGCACATGAGGATCTTGAGTATCTATATAAATCGTATCTCAAATATACAATCTAACATTAGGTATTTTTGTCAATACTGCTCTCTTTAATTAGTAGTTAGTGTTCAATTAACTTTTTCTTTTAGATTCGAATTGGTGCTTCATTTACTCTATAAACTAAGCCAGCTTGTATCCACAAGATCCAAAATCGTTTCCGCTAATAATCTAGTATCATAAAAgagtcttcaaattattaattaaccAAAGTAAAATATAGTGATTAACTTTGCCATACTCTCTCgttgattttaaagaaaaaccgTGAAAGAAGCTATATAATGATTTGGACCTCACTCATGAATATTCTCtaagttattttttaatatacaggTTATAAAGAGATtcatatttgattttgtttgttattaatagcactattttatttgttattttaagtCGATAGAAAGAATCAATATTCAACCAAAAGACATTACTCGGATCATTTACTTCGGATTCACGTTAGTTAACTCATATGGTCAACTAGTCAAAAGTTAACCACCGATGACTCTTtgctaaacaatttttttccaaaatagaaCCCATTTATATTATGAACTAGTTTAAGATCGATTCATTCAAATGCAGATTAACATATGTCATCTACACAATTTCACCTTTTTCTTAAACTGTTACTTTTTGGGTATATATCTTTTTGTACATTAAAAAAACCGCAACACGTAGAAAAGCATAACTCAGcaaa
This Brassica napus cultivar Da-Ae chromosome C6, Da-Ae, whole genome shotgun sequence DNA region includes the following protein-coding sequences:
- the LOC106403191 gene encoding aquaporin TIP3-1-like is translated as MATSAHRAYAFGRADEATHPDSIRATLAEFLSTFVFVFAAEGSILSLDKLYWSHAAHAGTNTPGGLVLVALAHAFALFAAVSAAINVSGGHVNPAVTFGALIGGRLSAIRAIYYWIAQLLGAILACLLLRLSTNGMRPVGFRVASGVGAVNGLILEIILTFGLVYVVYSTLIDPKRGSLGVIGPLAVGLIVGANILVGGPFSGASMNPARAFGPALVGWRWDDHWIYWVGPFIGGALAALIYEYMVIPTEPPTHPTHQPLAPEDY
- the LOC106406433 gene encoding eukaryotic translation initiation factor 2A-like, with the protein product MSSSPSLEILVRDAEGFVVWNGPPFSSNGQPTPKNERVSCSSTKFSLDGSKFMAVKSDGTISIYDSASLREMRSFAVANVTAAEISPSGTYLQTFQKPTTPQEKNVSLWNIETADLAHGLYQKSITKTTWPSIRFSPDESSACRLATNEVQFFDPKDFSKGITSRIRVPGVAAFELSKTPASHVAVFVPEVKGSPGSVQIFGCGKEAESQPSARRSFFRCSSVQFNWNHGSTGLLVVVQSDVDKTNKSYYGETKLHYLTVDGTHEGLVPLRKEGPVHDVQWSFSGSEFAVVYGFMPACVTIFDKKCKPLMELGEGPYNTLRWNPKGRILCVAGFGNLPGDMTFWDVVSKKQLGSNKAEWSVTSEWSPDGRYFLTASTAPRRQIDNGIKIFNYDGKRYFKKMFERLYQVEWKPESPDRFDEISELLKSVESLKLEEGKSQGQGSSQKKPVASIPTIQRPAAYRPPHAKQAAAIQAELLGVNPEGEMSKNALRNKKKREKKKAAEAAAASGSNNA
- the LOC106406434 gene encoding anaphase-promoting complex subunit 13, with translation MAEVSLGMLIDIVDEEWMRDTLPDDDLPLPPVLAVRTDDTEETNQETQQVDGEAWHDLALDTQ